GATGTGGAAGCGACAGGCCGGCGAGCCAAGAAGCTGCTGCAGTGCTTGCAAATATTCAGGAGACCCGACGCCCCGCAAATACACCAATACTTGTTGAATCAGCGAGCGTTGAAACAAGCCTTGACCCGAGCTAAGCACGAAATCAGCAAGGGGCTGGCCAGAAAATGCAAATTGACGGGCAAATAAGTATTCGAAAAAGGACTGGTGAAAAAGGGCAACGTGCTGGTTAGACGCGCCGGTGGTAACTAAAACGCCGCGGCTGCACAGGTACTCAAATACCTCTACATCCTGTTCCCGGTAGTTAAATTTGGGCAGGGTTAATGTTTGGCCTGTATGCATGGCTACCGCAAGACTTGTCAAATAATTCTTGACTCGAGTTGACGCCATCCCTTCGGGCAGACGGTTACGACGCACCAAGAAGTCGTCGAATAGCCGGCCGTAAAGCCCCTGCAAACTGGTAATGGGCTTTTGGCTCCGAGCCGCATCATCTAATGCACAATAGATAGCCAGATGCAAGGGAACTCGCAACAGTTCCTGCAGGACGACTGAAAGGCCACCTAAATTGGGGGCTGCTTGGGTGACCTGCAAGGCTTCTTCCACTGGCTGAGACTGAGCAAGGGAACCTCGACCCGTTGCGCCTGACGGAAAGGCGCTAAATCGACATCGTGCTGTAGGTCGAAGGTGCGGCATGAAAAGACAAACCGGATGTTTGGCAAAACATACAGCTCGGAAAGCAACTCCGTGTAGCTCTTCAATTGTCCGTGGTCAGTGGACAGGCACATGGACAAGGCATCGAGCTGGTCGATGATGACGACTGCCGGCCGCTCGGTGGAGGCTGCCGCCGTGAGCCTGTTTGAGGGGGTGGTGCAAGCCGTCACGCTGAATCTGGCTCAGCAGTTCGCCTTTGGTACTGCCCTTTACCCGGTCCGCCTTAAGGCCTAGTACCGGTACATTTTCGTGCTGCAATGCGAGGCAAAGGGCGCGCGCCAATACAGTTTTACCTACCCCTGCGCCACCAATCAGAATCTTGCTTTTTCGGCTAGCTGCCGACTCGCCCGGTTGGGGAGGTGACAAAGGGTTCAATACCCAAGAGAGGAGCTCGGCAACCTCTGGGCGGGTGATGTGATGCGCGGGCAGGTGGCCAATGGTGTAGGGCTCACTGGTAAGCGACGAACTAGCCTGCCGTAGCTGTGCCATTACATCCGCAACAGCGGGTGGTAGAATGAGTGGTTGGCCCTGCTGAATCAGTTCCTGCCGGATGAGGTCAGGCGTGAGCCTTAATTGAGCAGCACCCGCACGGAGGGCTAGTGCAGTAAGGCTATTCTTAGCAGCAGTAGCGTCAGCGACATGGGGCTGCAACCGTAATAGCAGATTCTCAGAGAGCAATGGAACAGGAAAAGCATAAAGCTCCACTTGCCGGAGGAATCGAAGAGTATCGCTACGGGAGGGATTAGCGCTAGCAAATTCCTGTTTCAGATACGTTTCGATTGCTTTAAAAACCTGGTAAGGTCCTCCTGCTAAGTCGGCTTCCAAGTTGGCCAGCTCAGAAGTATTGACCCTTTCTACACAGTCATCTAAGTCACGGTTTACTGGAGATTGGGATATCAGCAGCAGCCGCGCAGTGCTGTCCTGCTGGTGTTGGCTGAAAAAGTCATGGAGTATTTTGCGGTCTCTGAGTTGCTTTGCATCCCAACTACCATTGCTGTCCCGGTACTTTAAGCTAATGTATTCACTAGGCTTGCTGCGATGGGTAATTAGCAAGTCATCCACTGCAGACCTCTGCAGTGCTGCTGGATTAGGCAAACCGTCAGCTGGCGTTGGGAGCTCGACGTGGTGTGCTTCGGGCCGCAAAAAAATGATATCGTCTTCGGTAATAGCTTCTGCGAAGCGAAAAGCCGTGTACAGTACCTGATACTCTACTCCGGATAAAGTGGCCGACCCTCCTGCGCGTGACATGGATATTATGTGTTACTCATATCGAAGTGCTTGATATGAAGATCAAGATAATAAACCGTTATGGGCTCACCGAATGAATCTCTTTCTAGCTCACTTCCAAGTCAGAACTATTTGTATCATTATATAAACGCACGTTCGTAGTATGTTGCAACGAATAGTAAGAACTTATACGTCTTGCCCGATGCCGTGTGTAACACTGTTAATAAGAATTACCGCACAATAAGCCAAAGCAGAGCCCTACTACAGCCGTACTCGGTGATCTGCTTTAACTGAAAATTGAGCGCTTTCATACCGCAACTAATACAGCTTCTTCTATCGGCGACAGCATAGCCTCATAGTTAGAGTTCAGCGCAGGGTAGAGCAGCAGCAACGCTGCAATCCTACGCGCTATATGCGTAAACTCCATTACTTCCTGAAGCTGTAGCGAGCGGCCCAACACCTCATAGCTGCGGTAGCTAAGCCATTTTTGAGCACTTGGTACCCGCCTATATTGTAATTCCATACCCCCATCGGCACGTTGGCCCAATACACATCCTCGTTAAGATGCACGTTAACTGTTTGAATTCCCCACTCCGCCGCTCTGAATTCCTCCGCAACGCGCGGCGTACTCAGTAAGCCAGGGCCTGGCATGACTTGCCCTTTATGGCCAAGGTATCCCCAGCGGGCTTTCACTTCAAAATGTTCCGCATTTGCATCCAACTGTCGCACGCCATCATAGTGCCGAGGCATAGCTATGGAGATCAGTTCTGATGCCAGCGTACCCTGCGTAACGCCCTTCACCGGTGCGGCCACGTTAAGCAAGGCCGCCAGTTTGCGGCCCAGCATAGCACTACCAGACAATACTGCCGGATCCGGTGGCAATGGCAGCCGAGGCCAATCCTGCTGCAATGCGCCAGCGTTGTGCGCTTGGTATGCAGGGGCATGCATCACTGCTAACGCGTGGTAAAACAATGACTCTGGCGCTTCCCCCGTTTTATACAAGTATTTCCAGGCCAGCTTAGAAAGATTGTAGACAGGCTCTGAGTCAGCCACCTGTGGCGTGTTAAACAACGGGAAAAAGTTGGTGCCACGCTCATTGACGTGCAAACTGCCAGCAACGGTAGTGAAATTCGAAGGTGAGTAGGCTTTGCGGCTTGCCTGCATTGCTTCCAGCCATACTGTGCCATGAGCCAGATTGCGTTGGTAATCCGCTCTTTCTCTATCCAAGAGTTTGGTATGCGGATTCCAATACAGCCAACGCAAATCGAATGGCCGGTATAGATAAGGGATTATCTGGCCGGATTCATAGCCGTGATTGAGCAGAGTATGTCGCGTTTGAACTGCATTAAAACCCGTAGCAGATTCCATCAGGCGAGGCACTAGTTTTGTCAATTCCTCATTCGATAACGCTGCATTGAAGTAGGCACGCATGCGTGACTCTAGTCGGGCTTTATCACCGTCTACTAAGGCTTCGTCTCGGCTAGTTTTAATACCGGGAAAGGACACTGGGAAAAGCTCTGGCAATGTGGGATTATCCAGATAGCCAGCGCGCACTGTTCGGGGCAAAAATGTAAGCCCTAATTCAGCAACGGGCGTCACACGCTGGTAAGGTACATCCGGTCGTCCTATGCTGCTCAAGTCGTCGGCAGGTGCTGCCAATAGCTCCAGCTGCTTCAGTTTATCGGAGCCGCGGATATCCCGATAGGCTATATTCTCCGTCCCCGCTGTTGCTCTTGTGCGCACCAATGTAGCCACAGCGGTACCCACTTGGATACCTTCCCGGTTGGCCTTTGAGCTGAACACGCTTGGGTCAGGCTTACCGTCGTAGGTCTTTCCTGTTCGATACTTATCGCCATGCAGGTTGTCTATATAAATTAGGTCGAACGCCGTCAACAACCGCTCCCGTAGTCCGGGGTGGCTTAATCCATCTAGCCACGAGTTATTCGACACGTAGCAAACCAATCCGCGCCCTGACCGCTCGGCGATTTGGCGTTCCGCAATGCGAAAGAATCGGATATACAAATCGTTGAGCCCTTGTCCCTGCGGCTGAACCGTCCGGGCTGGGTTGCGGTAAGCATCGGTTAGGCGGCGTTCCTCCGAAATGGCCAATCCAGAGACCCCATCGTAAGGCGGATTTCCCAGAATTACCATAATCTGCTCTTCTCGTTTCACATGCCGCGCCTGCTCCGCTTCTTGGGCCAGCGCGGGCAAAATGACCAACTGCTTTTCATGCTCAGCGGGGTCCC
Above is a window of Hymenobacter sp. J193 DNA encoding:
- a CDS encoding type ISP restriction/modification enzyme codes for the protein MPALAQEAEQARHVKREEQIMVILGNPPYDGVSGLAISEERRLTDAYRNPARTVQPQGQGLNDLYIRFFRIAERQIAERSGRGLVCYVSNNSWLDGLSHPGLRERLLTAFDLIYIDNLHGDKYRTGKTYDGKPDPSVFSSKANREGIQVGTAVATLVRTRATAGTENIAYRDIRGSDKLKQLELLAAPADDLSSIGRPDVPYQRVTPVAELGLTFLPRTVRAGYLDNPTLPELFPVSFPGIKTSRDEALVDGDKARLESRMRAYFNAALSNEELTKLVPRLMESATGFNAVQTRHTLLNHGYESGQIIPYLYRPFDLRWLYWNPHTKLLDRERADYQRNLAHGTVWLEAMQASRKAYSPSNFTTVAGSLHVNERGTNFFPLFNTPQVADSEPVYNLSKLAWKYLYKTGEAPESLFYHALAVMHAPAYQAHNAGALQQDWPRLPLPPDPAVLSGSAMLGRKLAALLNVAAPVKGVTQGTLASELISIAMPRHYDGVRQLDANAEHFEVKARWGYLGHKGQVMPGPGLLSTPRVAEEFRAAEWGIQTVNVHLNEDVYWANVPMGVWNYNIGGYQVLKNGLATAAMRCWAARYSFRK